One genomic window of Nicotiana sylvestris chromosome 10, ASM39365v2, whole genome shotgun sequence includes the following:
- the LOC104218453 gene encoding protein BREVIS RADIX-like — protein MLTCITCKQKVEDDGGEEVPNTKDSVKSLTAQIKDIALKVSGAYRCKSSTPTSSYRKGHRPYPYPDFDAISEGACYHYQTGSSNSTPAWDFTSTGHLQTPARPDSRLTGGLGDDVVLEEEDAKEWTAHVEPGIQITFVSLPRGGNDLKRIRFSRDMFNKCQAQRWWGENFDRIMELYNVQRFNKQALSTTSQSEDGRDSNYSRLGSARESHQYNGGSNAYASSFPKGSEMSSMEASRTTTSSRDEASISVSNASDMESEWIEQDEPGVYITIRQLADGTRELSRVRFRSEKFGEEDAKQWLEQNWERVRALYL, from the exons atgttGACATGTATCACATGTAAGCAAAAGGTGGAAGATGATGGTGGAGAAGAAGTTCCCAATACTAAAGATTCTGTCAAAAGTCTGACGGCTCAG ATAAAGGATATAGCATTGAAAGTCTCGGGTGCTTATAGATGCAAGTCAAGTACGCCCACAAGCAGTTACAGGAAAGGGCATAGACCATATCCATATCCGGATTTTGATGCAATCTCAGAGGGAGCTTGTTACCATTACCAAACAGGAAGTTCAAATTCAACTCCAGCTTGGGATTTTACGAGTACCGGTCATCTCCAAACACCAGCTAGACCTGATTCAAGATTAACTGGAGGATTAGGTGATGATGTGGTGCTAGAAGAAGAGGATGCTAAAGAGTGGACAGCACATGTGGAGCCTGGCATTCAGATTACTTTTGTTTCTCTCCCTCGTGGTGGAAATGATCTTAAAAGAATCCGCTTTAG TCGTGACATGTTCAACAAATGTCAAGCTCAAAGATGGTGGGGTGAGAATTTTGACAGGATTATGGAACTTTACAATGTTCAGAGATTCAATAAGCAAGCTCTTAGCACTACCTCACAGTCTGAGGATGGG AGAGATTCAAATTATTCAAGGCTTGGTTCTGCAAGGGAAAGCCACCAATATAACGGCGGATCAAATGCTTATGCCTCTAGTTTCCCCAAGGGTAGTGAGATGTCATCTATGGAGGCGTCAAGGACGACAACTTCCTCTAGGGATGAGGCTTCAATTTCTGTAAGTAATGCTAGTGACATGGAGTCAGAATGGATAGAACAAGATGAACCTGGAGTTTATATAACCATCAGACAATTAGCTGATGGCACTAGAGAGCTAAGTCGTgtcagattcag GAGTGAAAAATTTGGGGAGGAGGACGCGAAGCAGTGGCTGGAGCAGAACTGGGAGAGAGTACGAGCTCTATACCTTTAG